AGGTGCGGTCAGTGGAGGTTCAATGGATGCTTCCAATATCCTGAAGCCTGTGCTTGCTGATGGCAAAATTCGCTGTATTGGAACCACAACCTATGATGAGTACAGAAAATATTTTGAAAAGGATGGTGCACTATCACGTCGCTTTCAGAAAATTGATATACATGAACCATCGCATGAAGATACCATTGCTATATTACAGGGGATAAAGTCCCGTTATGAAGAACATCACAGAGTAACCTATACTGATGAAGCACTCAGGCAGGCTGTAGAGCTATCGGCACGGTACATTACAGAACGAAAGCTTCCTGATAAAGCAATTGATGTGATTGATGAAGCCGGTGCATATGCACGGATGTATGCGCGTGAAGATGAACAGCCTGTCATCACTGCGCATGAAATTGAACGTGTTGTTGCAAAGATAGCCCGCATACCAGAGCGCACCGTTTCGGCAAGTGAAATTGAAAAGCTGCAGTATCTTGAAAGCGAACTTAAAGCACAGATTTTTGGACAGGATGCTGCAGTACAAAAAGTAGTTGAGGCAATAAAACGCTCGCGTGCAGGGTTCAGGGAGGCTGAAAAACCCATTGCATCGTTTTTGTTTGTTGGGCCAACAGGTGTGGGGAAGACAGAACTTGCGCGACAACTTGCAATTACGATGGGCATTGAGCTTATACGGTTTGACATGAGTGAGTATCAGGAAAAGCATACGGTTGCCCGTCTAATTGGCGCACCACCAGGCTATGTTGGCTATGAAGAAGGAGGACAACTGACTGAAGCTGTCCGCAAGCACCCGTATTGCGTGTTGCTGCTAGATGAAATTGAAAAAGCACATCCTGATATATTCAATTCTCTTTTACAGATTATGGACTACGCCACGTTGACTGATAATACTGGTCGAAAAACTGATTTCAGGAATACTATCATTATAATGACATCTAATGCAGGGGTGCGTGAAATGCATAAGAGGGTGCTTGGTTTTGAAGTGGCGACGTATAATTTAGATGCAGTCAACAAAGAGCTTGAACGGCTGTTTGCACCTGAGTTCCGCAACCGCCTTGATGCGATAGTATTCTTCAATGGCCTGAATAAAGATATGATGCGAAATATAGTGATAAAAAAGATTAGAGAATTTTCAAAGCAGCTTGAGGAAAAAAATGTACAGCTGGTTTGCACAGATGCATGTATTGACTGGCTTTGTGAAAAGGCGTATTCTCCTGTATTTGGTGCACGAGAAGTTGCGCGTATCATACAGGAATATATCAAATCGTTCTTTGTGGATGCAGTTTTATTTGGTGCACTGAAAAATGGCGGCAGGGCCATAGCTGATGTTGTAAATGATTCAGTATCTATAACTATCGAACAGTAAAATGTTGTATTATCTGGATAAGGATGTTATCTGGTTCCCGCCCGTACATGAAGCTATAGAGGATGGACTGCTTGCCTTTGGTGGTGATTTAACACCAGAGTGGCTGCTTGAAGCGTATTCAAAAGGCATATTCCCATGGTTTAACAGCGATACGTCTGAGATACTCTGGTGGAGCCCCGATCCACGCTTTATACTGTTCCCGGATGAATTAAAAATACCCCGTTCACTCAAACAGGTAATGAAAAAAAAGATTTTTACAGTGAGTATGGACAAAGCTTTTCAAACGGTGATAGCAGAATGTGCCAAACCACGTAAAAATGATTCTGGTACGTGGATAACACCACGTATGAAAAAATCATATACAATGCTACATACATTGGGATATGCACATTCAGTTGAAGTATGGAAGGGGGCGGAGCTTGTTGGTGGATTGTATGGGGTGTCACTGGGTAAAGCTTTCTTTGGTGAATCCATGTTTACAAAAATTGACAATGCTTCAAAGATAGCACTTCTGACACTGGTTGCAGTAGTTAGGCGATTAGGATTTACATTCATTGATTGTCAGGTATATACAGATAATCTGAAACGATTTGGTGCACGGTTTATTGCGCGCGAGGATTTTATAAACCTATTAAACGCTTCACTTGTCCACCAAACCCGCAAAGGTAGCTGGGATACGATGATACAGGATGGCTATGATTATCTCCAGTGTCTTAATGAAGCAGGAGCTTAGATTCCAGAAGATTTTCTTTTTTTGCCTTTACCTTTGTATATCGAATTTTTGGATACTGAGAAAGAGCCATTACAAAAACAGAAAACATAAAATACACTGAAAGAGAAACAACAACAACAGCAATTATCCCAATACTAAGGACAATTATCTTTGAATAAGAATAGGATGTGAACATCTTAATTGAAGCAATAACCGCAATTGCATATCCTAATAAAAGCAAAAATGCAGCAGTGAAAGTTCCATAGAATACCATTTTCCCAACTTTCATAGGTATACCCTTTAGCTGTGCGTTCATCCACGCTGCACCTTTTTTAACGTATTGAGCAAAAAGCACGGCAATAATTTCAATCAGTCGTTTTATCATCAATGCTGTAATAATTATACCTGCGACAAGTGAGGAGTATGAAGCTATTGCAATTGAAAAAACAAAAAGTATAAGCAGGGCGATAGTAACTGTTATAAGAATCCCTGCCATAACAAGAAGAGGAATGCATAAACTTATAACAATCGACTTGAACGTTGCTTTTATTAAGGCAATAGTGCTTTCAAAACGGCTTAAGTAATCATCAGGATGGAGCACAAAATATTCCCATTCCTGTACATACCTGTCATCGGGAGGCCCAAAATCCTCAAATATTGATGCTATTTCTGGAGAAGTTTTTGCATGATATTTCTTCCATACTGTATCATAGTGCGCACGCTGAGAGGGGTTTGTTAAAATGTCGTATGCCTCACGAATAAGTACAAACTGTGCATAATTGTTTTCTTTTGTGCTGTCGGGATGGGTTTCCTTGGCTTTTTTTCTGAACGCTGTTTTGATAGTAGTACTATCAGCTGTACAGGGAATATCTAATATTTTGTAGTAGTCTTTAAATGCTATATCCATGGAAGTGCAACTGTAGCTTATGCATTTATGTACCGGAAATACTGCAAGGCATCTACATCAGTGTTGAATATTTTTATAAAACTGCCAACTCGTACTACATCAAGGATATTAAGTATAGACTCATTTACAGAGCCAATACCAGGTCGCCATTGTTTTTTCTGATCTGCTTTGTTGCAGAAATAAGAGTACTTATTCCTCCGCTATCGATCTGTGTAACCTTTTTTAAATCAACAATTATTTTTTTTGCACCACCATGGATTAATGTATTTAAAAATACCCATAGCTGCCGTGATGATTCAATATCTATTTTTTCAGGATAGGTAATATAAAATACAATTGTTTCATAATCAATTTTTTCTTTGTTAATAAATGATAGATTGAGCACTTCTATTTCAAAACTCATGTTGTACCACCATTATAAAAGATGTTATACGTATCGAAAATAATGTAATGCCTCGTCTAATGTTGTAAAAATCTTCATAAACTTCTGAAGCTGAATTGGCTTAAATATAAGTTGTATTCTTTCTGGAACGTTGATGAGTACAGCATCGCCGTCCTTATGTTTACGAATCATCTTGGTTATGTCAATTAAAGTTCCCATACCGTAACTATCAATAAATTCAACTTCGGCCATATCAAAAATGATTTTTTTCAAACCACCAGTAATTAAACATGACAATAGCATGAATAAATCATTATTTTTATCCATGTCTGCAACATCAGCAAGTTGTATTAGTAACACAATCCTGTTATAATTGACATCTTCTGTTTTGATGCCGGGTAATTCAATGATTTTACAATTCATAATACCATAGATGTATACAATAACTGTATCAAATATCAACAAAAAAATTATAATAACTCTGCCATAATAATCGTAACATCATCTCTGAATGCATCTGTTTCTGCCGTTTCAGACCATACACGTAGTGTTGCTATAAGGTTTGTTATAAATGATTGAGGGTCCTGTAAATAGTTGTTATGAATATACTCAATAAGACGGTCAGTGCCAAAAATTTTATTTTTACTGTTCATAACTTCAATTATGCCGTCAGTGTATAACAGTAATTTATCATGTTCTGTGTATGAAGTGGTTGATTCTGTATATTGACTGTCATCAACCCATCCAATAGGAAATCCTTTTGGCCAGTTATTGAAAATAGTGCCATTCTTCTGTATCAGTAGTGGTTCCCAATGGCCAGCAAGAGAAACTGTTATCTGTTTAGTATCAGTATCAATCAGAGCATATGCAGCAGTAATATAATTTTCTTTGATATTGTTGGTTAAGTCTTTATTGAGCAAGGTGAGTAGCTGTGCAGGATGTGATGCATATTCTTTATTATTTACAAGAGCCATTTTCAGCATTGCACATACAATGGCTGCTGGAATACCATGACCGGTTACATCTGCTATCATTATTCCTGTTCTTGAGTCACTTATTTTAATGACATCATAAAAATCACCACCCATCTCTCTGGTTGGGATATATGCATGTGCAATATTAATGTGTTGTATTTTTGGGATATCCTGGACTACAACAGAACTGTGTATTTCATGTGCCAGGCGGATTTCATGTTTCAGCATGATGTATTCATTGTGTTCCTGCACGGATTGTTTCAGCGTTATAAGGTTTGTGATTCGTGCAATTAACTCATCTTTATTAAAAGGCTTGCTGAGATAGTCGTTTGCTCCAATTCTAAAACTGGTTATAATTTCCTGAGTTCTGTGCTTTGATGTGATTATCATTATGGGTAACTCATATAATGAATATGTTTTTCTTATTTTTTCGCAAACCTGGAATGCTGATGTGCCTGGCAAAATTGTATCCAATAGTATAAGATCAGGCAGCTTGCCCTGATTTAAAATAGAGAATAAAGGGATAGCATCGTGTGAAAATTCTACATAATAGCCTGCACCGGTGAGCATATCAAAAAGAATTTTAACATTTACCGGATCGTCATCAACAATATAAATAAATCCTCGGGATATTGTTGATTGGATTTTTTGCAAAAGGTGTTCATCCTCACTTGCCGATTGTATTGTATATTCTGCATAGGATATAGTTTGGGATAATTCATTAGTAATGAGTTCCTGATTGTATGGGAAGCATAGCATTACAGTTGTTCCCTCGTTGGGTACCGAGTGTATGGAAATTGTCCCCTCATGCAATTCCATAAGTTTTTTTGTTATAACAAGCCCAAGCCCTAATCCTCCATATGGAGTATCGTGTGATTTACTATTGTATCCAAAATCATCAATGTCATGTAATAATTGTTCCGGAAGCCCTCCTGCTGTATCATGCACAATGATTGCTAATGTTTCGGGGTTATTTTTTTGAGTGCGAATGGATATACTGCCTTTATGTGAGTATTTTACTGCATTGCCAATAATGTTTAGTAAAATCTGTTGGAGCCGCTGCTCATCTGCCATAACATGGGATGCTTGGGGATCAATACTGATGGCAACCGATAGTGATTTTGAACGGATAGCAGGCTGTAAGATTGAAATGACAAAATTAATAACACCCGAAATATCAACAACCTTTTTGTTAAGAATAATATCATTATACTTTAACCGTGTGAAATCCAGTATATCATCAATCATATATGATAGCCGAAGAGCACTGTTTGAAATCATTTCTAGCGAAGTAGTGATACTTGCACTGTCTTTAGCAGAATAGGTATGAATAATTGAGTTGGTTAAATGAGTTATACTCTCAAGTGGTATTTTTATTTCATATGAGATATTTGATAGGAAGTCATCTTTAAGTTTATTCAAACGAAGTAACTCCATATTGGTCCGTGTTAATTCCTTAATTTCTAAATTAACCATGTCTAAAAGGTGTTGTGTTGTTTTTGCTAATTTCCCAATTTCATCTTTCTGCTTGATTGCAGGTATAGTGATTGATGTTGTGCCTTCATCAAATTTCTTAAGCGATTCCATGATTAATTCAATTGGTTTGGAAAATTTGCGGCTA
Above is a genomic segment from Spirochaetota bacterium containing:
- the clpA gene encoding ATP-dependent Clp protease ATP-binding subunit ClpA, with the protein product MEISTVLNQILMAAYNEAKNRKHEYLTPEHVLFASLYFPEGREVIEGCGGNIEQLKRNLDKHLSTRVPVIEEGEPIQSVGLQHVIERAILHINSAQKEILDFGDIIIAIYEEEESFASYFLAREGITRYDLLNYISHGTQFDEDEIEEFDDDLVEESGKKSKVLEQFTVELTEKARKGELDPLIGRDDILERTMQVLSRRLKNNPVHVGEPGVGKTAITEGLAQRIVEGTVPPALKGAKIYRLDMGALIAGTRFRGDFEERLKRVILELQKQEKVILFIDEIHTIVGAGAVSGGSMDASNILKPVLADGKIRCIGTTTYDEYRKYFEKDGALSRRFQKIDIHEPSHEDTIAILQGIKSRYEEHHRVTYTDEALRQAVELSARYITERKLPDKAIDVIDEAGAYARMYAREDEQPVITAHEIERVVAKIARIPERTVSASEIEKLQYLESELKAQIFGQDAAVQKVVEAIKRSRAGFREAEKPIASFLFVGPTGVGKTELARQLAITMGIELIRFDMSEYQEKHTVARLIGAPPGYVGYEEGGQLTEAVRKHPYCVLLLDEIEKAHPDIFNSLLQIMDYATLTDNTGRKTDFRNTIIIMTSNAGVREMHKRVLGFEVATYNLDAVNKELERLFAPEFRNRLDAIVFFNGLNKDMMRNIVIKKIREFSKQLEEKNVQLVCTDACIDWLCEKAYSPVFGAREVARIIQEYIKSFFVDAVLFGALKNGGRAIADVVNDSVSITIEQ
- the aat gene encoding leucyl/phenylalanyl-tRNA--protein transferase, yielding MLYYLDKDVIWFPPVHEAIEDGLLAFGGDLTPEWLLEAYSKGIFPWFNSDTSEILWWSPDPRFILFPDELKIPRSLKQVMKKKIFTVSMDKAFQTVIAECAKPRKNDSGTWITPRMKKSYTMLHTLGYAHSVEVWKGAELVGGLYGVSLGKAFFGESMFTKIDNASKIALLTLVAVVRRLGFTFIDCQVYTDNLKRFGARFIAREDFINLLNASLVHQTRKGSWDTMIQDGYDYLQCLNEAGA
- a CDS encoding DnaJ domain-containing protein gives rise to the protein MDIAFKDYYKILDIPCTADSTTIKTAFRKKAKETHPDSTKENNYAQFVLIREAYDILTNPSQRAHYDTVWKKYHAKTSPEIASIFEDFGPPDDRYVQEWEYFVLHPDDYLSRFESTIALIKATFKSIVISLCIPLLVMAGILITVTIALLILFVFSIAIASYSSLVAGIIITALMIKRLIEIIAVLFAQYVKKGAAWMNAQLKGIPMKVGKMVFYGTFTAAFLLLLGYAIAVIASIKMFTSYSYSKIIVLSIGIIAVVVVSLSVYFMFSVFVMALSQYPKIRYTKVKAKKENLLESKLLLH
- a CDS encoding STAS domain-containing protein, which encodes MSFEIEVLNLSFINKEKIDYETIVFYITYPEKIDIESSRQLWVFLNTLIHGGAKKIIVDLKKVTQIDSGGISTLISATKQIRKNNGDLVLAL
- a CDS encoding STAS domain-containing protein, producing the protein MNCKIIELPGIKTEDVNYNRIVLLIQLADVADMDKNNDLFMLLSCLITGGLKKIIFDMAEVEFIDSYGMGTLIDITKMIRKHKDGDAVLINVPERIQLIFKPIQLQKFMKIFTTLDEALHYFRYV
- a CDS encoding SpoIIE family protein phosphatase translates to MRIRYKILIAFIIIIAITMPFPLYILNRQIEQLHSKIINDGTLQAKQISNMVLNMLLLNSGNVAQTSIDANEYITAIKPLFNGLVSLKVVLFTPNPKFNTMLLADYPQGKILSPLSHDLLKKISNQQPVLYSSNNGNTYIEFIAHSKIPQSSISCATHLVFNESIILEPVYANYTVFIISVVSLLVIAYITSTVFSRKFSKPIELIMESLKKFDEGTTSITIPAIKQKDEIGKLAKTTQHLLDMVNLEIKELTRTNMELLRLNKLKDDFLSNISYEIKIPLESITHLTNSIIHTYSAKDSASITTSLEMISNSALRLSYMIDDILDFTRLKYNDIILNKKVVDISGVINFVISILQPAIRSKSLSVAISIDPQASHVMADEQRLQQILLNIIGNAVKYSHKGSISIRTQKNNPETLAIIVHDTAGGLPEQLLHDIDDFGYNSKSHDTPYGGLGLGLVITKKLMELHEGTISIHSVPNEGTTVMLCFPYNQELITNELSQTISYAEYTIQSASEDEHLLQKIQSTISRGFIYIVDDDPVNVKILFDMLTGAGYYVEFSHDAIPLFSILNQGKLPDLILLDTILPGTSAFQVCEKIRKTYSLYELPIMIITSKHRTQEIITSFRIGANDYLSKPFNKDELIARITNLITLKQSVQEHNEYIMLKHEIRLAHEIHSSVVVQDIPKIQHINIAHAYIPTREMGGDFYDVIKISDSRTGIMIADVTGHGIPAAIVCAMLKMALVNNKEYASHPAQLLTLLNKDLTNNIKENYITAAYALIDTDTKQITVSLAGHWEPLLIQKNGTIFNNWPKGFPIGWVDDSQYTESTTSYTEHDKLLLYTDGIIEVMNSKNKIFGTDRLIEYIHNNYLQDPQSFITNLIATLRVWSETAETDAFRDDVTIIMAELL